AATAGTATTGGCGACAGTGTCTGGTATTCAGCATGGCAAGCGCGGACAACCTGGGGAAAAAATCGGGGTATTTATTGAAGAAGATCAGCTTTTAGGAAATATTCGTAAAAATACTAATTTTGGCATATATGGAGACTTGCATACTCAGCTACAAAATGATAAATACCCCGATGCTCTCCCTGTAGCGTCTATGAGTCAGATTCAGTTAGGGCCCGCTGAGATGTTAACTGTGGTTGACGGACAAACAATTGAAGAGTTTAGTATAGAAATACAAAAGATTAATATGCAGGATGCGCCTGAAAGTAAAGGATTAGTCATTAAGGTTACCGATCCCAAACTTATTGAAAAGACCGGAGGAATTGTTCAGGGAATGAGTGGCAGCCCTATTATTCAAAATGGGAAAATCGTAGGAGCTGTAACACATGTATTTGTTCATGACCCAACATCCGGGTATGGTTGCTTTATCGACTGGATGTTGATGGAAAGTGGAATTCTGCCCAAAAAGGAACAGCAAACAGCTAAAAAACTCTTTACAATCAAAGAAAAATATTATAGACTTGGCACAAAAGCCAAGTCTTTTTGTTTTTTCTAATAATGGAACAAATTTAAGTTTGATAAAATTTGGTTTTTTTTTCCATTCAAGGAAGGAACTGCTGCTTGTTTGTCGAATAAGATTTAATATACTTAACAATGATTTAGCAAGGAGGATGCACATGATAAAAGAATCAATTAAAGTGGCGATTGCGGATGACAACAGAGAGTTTTCCGACATATTGCAAGAATGTATAGTTCGCGAACCGGATATTGAATTGGTTGGTATAGCTTATAACGGCGAACAGATTTTATCAGTTATTGAAGATAAGTCACCAGATGTAGTTATTTTGGATATTATTATGCCGCATTTAGATGGAATTGGAGTTTTGGAAAGAATTAATGCATCCTGCAATAAACGTCCCAAGATCATAATGCTGACTGCGTTTGGCCAGGAATCAATTACTCAGCGTGTGATGGAACTCGGTGCGGATTATTATGTATTGAAGCCATTTAACATGGAAGTGCTGATCAGCAGAATTCGGCAACTGGCTGGCACAATAACATCCCAGCGGCCGGTGGTAGCGCAAGCAATTAAAGCCCGCCCGATGGATGTGGAGGTCACCAACATCATCAGAGAAATTGGCATACCCGCACACATCAAGGGTTATCAATACTTGCGGGATGCCATCATGATGATTGTTTCCGAGGTAGAATTGCTTGGCGCTGTAACTAAGGTTCTGTACCCCATGATTGCCGAGAAATACAATACCACGCCCAGCCGCGTTGAAAGAGCCATTCGCCACGCAATCGAGGTGGCCTGGAATCGCGGCAACATTGAAATGATAAATAAACTATTCGGGTATACAATAAAATTGGACAAAGGAAAGCCTACCAATTCAGAGTTTATGGCTATGATCGCTGATAAGCTACGAATGGAAATGCGGGTAAGTTAGTTAACAGGCATACTGAACAAACCCTGCTCACCCATACAAAGAAGGGTGTGGCAGGGTTTATCTTTATTATACTGCAGGATTTTTCTAGTTGATAATGAATAGATTATTGGGGAGAACGGCATATGAATCATACTGAATCTTTTTTACAACAACTGAAACAACTGATAGGGACGAAGAGAATTAAATTATTCCTGGGAGAATACGGAAGCGGTAAAACTGAAATTGCCGTCAACTATGCTATCAAGCTTAAACAGCACGGCCTTGATACCGCTATAGTTGACCTGGATTTAGTCAAACCATATTTCCGCACCAGAGAAAGCCGGGAAGTATTGGAAGAATTCGGAGTTCGCGTTATTGCGCCAGACTATAGACTTTCCCATGCTGATTTACCTGTTTTGCCCGCAAACCTTGATCAGCTGCTTTTACAGCAGGAAATGCATGTGATTATCGATGTGGGCGGTGGTGAATCGGCAGTTGCTTTGGGACAACTGAAACGATTCCTTTCTGAGGATGTATATCAGGCTTTACTTGTTGTAAATACCAAGCGACCTTTCACCAACAATATTGACGGGATCATTAATGTAAAGAATAAACTGGAATGTGTATCCAGGCTGAAAATCGACGGAATTGTTGCAAATACAAACTTGGGAGAAGCAACTGAAATTCAGGATATTGTGAACGGTTTATCGCTCATCGAAGAATCCGCTGAAAAACTGAAGCTTCCTATTCTTTGGGTTACCACGCCGGATTGGTTAGCAGAGAAAGTTATCAGCCAATATCCATTACTTTCGATTAAAAGATACACACGATATCCTTGGATGGAGTAATTACGAAAAGCATGACATACCACAATTTCTAATGCATATTTTTATTTATCATCTCTTGTATAGTGTTATACTGCTTACACAGATTTTCTAAGTGAAATTTCAAATGCTTAATTGGGCCGACAAAATAATATCCCTTTATTGTTATTATCTCCATTTGGACATCCCTCCTTATGGAGGTAATATATGCTACTATATGGTACTTTATACCAATTGGAGGGCTGGGTATGAGTAATATAGAAAATCTTAAAGAACAACTGACTGAGTCAACGCGAACGTTTTCCGGAAAAGTAATTAACGTAAGATGTGATAAAGTGCTTCTTCCCAATGGTAATACCGGATTACGGGAAGTGGGCTAAAGAATAGTGGACAAATAGGTATAAAGATATTGGGGGCATCATATATTTTAGCAGGTTCAAGCTAGGAGGTACGCGAATGAATCTGCTGCGCAAATATATTGCTGAGTATATACGCACCAATATTGTTGCCTATTTTTTTATCACCTTAATTTTCGTTATTGGTGTAGTTGCAGGGGCAATGGCGGTAAAAACCTTGCCGGAAGAGCAAAAACTTGAATTAGTTGGTTACTTGCGGATTTTTTTTCAAGGTTTGGCGCAGCAACAGGGACTTACTGCCGACAGTCAAACTCTTTTATTTACAGCAATAATAAATAACGCCAAAGTAATTATATTAATGTGGTTACTTGGCTTTACCGTAGTAGGGATTCCTTTTGTCCTGTTATTAGTATGGGTACGAGGATTCGTTATTGGTTTTACTGTTGGTTTTTTAGTCAACGAATATGTTCTGAAAGGATTGTTATTCGCAATTGTCTCTGTTCTGCCACATAACTTCTTTACTGTACCTGCGATATTGGCAACCGGAGTGGCTGCAACGACTTATTCACTGCTGCTTGTTCGCCGCAGGTCATCTAGTAAACATAACTTATTATATATTTCTTTTTCATATTGCATTTTTTGCTTTATAATGATGGTTATTACTGTTGTTGGCTCCTTAATTGAAGTTTACGTTTCTCCTGTGTTTATGAAGATAATTGTTAGTCTTATGACCAAGTGAATAAAAAGAATTATATTATATAATAAGAAATATGGCTAAATCTCCAAGTAAAACAAGGGCAGGAAAAGAAGAAAGTTAGCATAATCAAAGTTTATGGGGCATAGTTATATAGCGTATACCAAGTATGATATTAAGTTAAGCCCGGGCTTGAAACTATAAACAAGGAAAAGGAGGGAGTAGCGATGATAGTGACGTTCATGTCCAACAGCCTTATAAGGCTGTTAAAGCTAGGCATAAAAGTCGCTTTATTGACGCTCATCATCTTCTACATTCTCCCCAAGCTTATGACCTTATTATGGGAAATTAACAATCCAGAATTAAAAATTCGCGAACGGCAGCTATTGGAAAAACCGCTTCGAGTTATAATAAATACCCAAACTACAGTATGACATATTTTGAGTGAAGATACAAAGAATTTCGAAAAAACCGGGAGAATTTCGATAGTCAAATAAAGGAAAAGTAAACTTGATGTTGAATATGACTAGCAGGGACAATACCGTCACCGCTAATAGGAAATCTGGTAAGAAAAAAGGGTGGTAATAATGGAATCGTATGTCAATGAATTTATAAACTATCTTGCAGTGGAGCGGGGATTGGCTCAAAACACTCTTGAATCATACGGAAGGGATTTGCGTCAATTTCAAACGTTTTTGCAAAATAGTGAGTTGGATTTCATAAAAAACTCAGATCGAGACACCATCCTAAGTTATTTAAATAGTTTACAATCGAAAGGAAGAGCAGTGTCAACAATCTCCCGTAATTTGGCTGCAATTAAGTCTTTTTACCAATATCTAGTACGGGAACGTCATATAGAAAAAGATCCAGCCGTTAACCTCGAATCCCCAAAGCTTGAGAAAAAGCTTCCTAAAATCCTTTCAATCAACGAAGTGGAAGAACTCCTTAAGCAACCTAATACCTTTCAACCTACCGGACTTAGAGATAAAGCAATGCTGGAATTGCTTTACGCAACCGGGATTCGAGTATCAGAGTTAATTAGTTTAAATATATCGGATGTTAACCTTGATATGGGATACATAAAATGCTATGGTAAAGGAGCCAAAGAGCGAATCGTCCCCCTAGGCTCCATAGCTGCAAAGTGTGTCCAGGAATTTATTACCAAGGGGCGACCTAAGCTGGTTCGCACATATGAAGAACCTTCTTTGTTTGTCAACCATCATGGCAATCGACTTACAAGACAGGGATTCTGGAAAATAATCAAGAAGTATGCCATGGAGGCTAACATCACAAAAGAAATTACTCCCCATACATTACGTCATTCATTTGCCACACATCTTTTGGAAAATGGCGCTGATCTCCGTTCTGTACAAGAAATGCTGGGCCATGCTGATATATCCACCACGCAAATTTACACCCATGTTACTAAAAATCGTTTGAAAGAAGTATATGATAAAGCCCATCCCCGCGCATAGATTAAACTTATTCTCCTAAAGGTGGGAACTGCTTAGAAACCGCCATCTGCGTCGTTGCTCCTGCGGTCCTCACTCCGACGTACAACCAGTACGCCTCCGTTCCGGTCCCCGCGCAAACTGTTATGCTCAGTTAACGAAATCAGAATCGTCGTCGCGCCTAGCATCTGACGATTTCTAAGCAGTTCGAGGCATTTGATAATCTGAGTAGATACGTGCATAATACATAATATTAAAATAAAAATAACTTTCAGGAGTCAAGAGTTGTCTCAAAGAATTCTGAATTCTGAATTCTGACTACTGAATTCTTGAACGGTAAATATACATAGGGGAGACATACAGCTTGTTTAAACGTATCATTATCATTGTGCTGGACAGTGTTGGAATCGGGGCGTTGCCTGACGCTCAGGAATATGGTGACGAAGGGACCAACACGTTGGTTCATATTGCGACGGCAAGAGGACGGTTAAACGTTCCTAACTTGGGAAGCTTAGGGTTGGGACTTATTGATTCAATTGCCGGCGTAGCGGAAAATATCATTCCCAAGGCTTGCTACGGGAAAATGGCCGAAATATCTAAGGGAAAAGATACAACCAGCGGCCATTGGGAGATAGCCGGCTGTCCGGTATTTAAACCTTTTCCCGTTTACCCGGAGGGCTTCCCTTTAGACGTGATCCAATTATTTACTAAGTACACTGGTCTAAAAGTACTTGGCAATAAAGCTGCTTCCGGTACGGAGATTATTTTTGAATATGGCGAAGAACATTTACGAACGGGTTTTCCTATTGTATATACGTCGGCTGATAGTGTCTTTCAGATCGCTGCTCATGAGGATGTTATCCCACTCAAAAGACTATATGAGTTGTGCACGATTACAAGAACCAAAGTTTGTATAGGTCAACATGCTGTTGGAAGAATTATCGCCAGACCGTTTATTGGTAGTTCTGGTCATTTTGTTCGTACCCCTAATCGTCACGATTATAGTCTGGAGCCTGCGGGAGAAACTATGTTAGACAGGCTTAAAGACGCCGGATTAAGTGTGATAGGTGTGGGTAAGATTGGAGATATATTCGCTCATCGAGGTTTGACCGAATCACATCCTACGAAATCCAACCAAGATGGTATGGAAACTACCACCATCCTTCTTAATCAAACGGAGAAACAAAAGCACAATAGTCTAATAATGGTTAACTTAGTCGACTTTGATAGTTTATATGGTCATCGCAATGATGTAAACGGCTATGCCGCTGCTTTAGAACAGTTTGATGAAAACTTAGGACAAATGCTGCCTTATCTAAAAGACGATGATCTATTAATTATTACTGCCGATCATGGATGCGACCCCACTGCAAATGGAACCGATCATACGCGGGAATACGTACCGCTGCTTGCTTATACTCCTAATTTGGCTTACAAGAATATTGCGGGTAAAGCATTGGGAATTCGTACATCTTTTGCTGATATCGCTGCTACTATTCTTGATAATTTTCATTTAACTCCTCTGCCGTATGGAAGCAGTTTCTTACACGACATCCCGGGGTGAAAAAAATGCATACTGTTGATATCATAGCAAAAAAACGCGATGGAATGATACTCAGTGAGAAAGAACTAACTTTTTTGATAAATGCTTATACCGCGGGAGAAATACCTGATTACCAAATGGCTGCCTGGCTAATGGCCGTTTATCAAAAAGGTATGACCGATGAAGAAACTGCAATTTTAACTCTGGCTATGGCAAAATCCGGTGATATGATTGATTTGACTTCAATACCAGGTATAAAGGTGGATAAACATAGTACTGGTGGCGTAGCCGACACTACTACCCTGGTACTTGCTCCTCTCGTTGCCGCCACTGGTGTACCGGTGGCCAAGATGTCCGGCCGGGGACTGGGTTTTACCGGCGGCACTATCGATAAACTTGAATCCATCCCGGGATTAAATGCAACTTTGACCAAAGAAGAGTTTATCTCTAACTTGCTTAAGCATAATCTTGCTATTACCGGTCAAACAGCCGATATTGCGCCTGCTGACGGAAAAATATATGCATTGCGGGATGTTACCGCTACAATTGAAAGCATTCCGCTGATAGCGTCCTCGATAATGAGCAAAAAAATAGCTGCCGGTGCCGATAAAATCCTCTTGGATGTAAAAGTAGGCAACGGAGCTTTTATGAAAAAAATGGCTGATGCTTTGAAGCTGGCTGAGACGATGGTTCGTATAGGGGAGCTAGTGGGCCGGCAGACGATTGCAGCAATTACCAATATGGATGAGCCTTTAGGTGAAGCAGTTGGCAACAGCCTTGAGGTCCGGGAAGCTATTGGCATTTTATCCGGCCGCGGCTCTCATTCGCTAAAAGATGTATGCGTAACTTTAGGTTCATACATGCTGGTTTTGGCCGGAGCAGCTTGTAGCCCTGCAGTGGGGAAAAAGCTCTTAAGGGAACTATTAGACAGTGGGAAAGGATTAAATAAATTTAGAGAATTTATAAAAGTGCAGGGGGGCAATGACGAAATAGTGGCTAACCCTCTATTACTGCCTCAGGCTGGAATAAAGTTAACTCTTGTCAGTAAACATAAAGGATTCATTAACCAAATCAATGCGGCGCAGGTCGGATTCACAGCTATGCGCCTTGGAGCAGGAAGAGAGTACAAGGAACAGCAAATTGATTTAGCTGCGGGGATTATTATGCATTGCCGGGTGGGGGATTATGTTGAAATAGACCAACCGTTGGCAACAATTTATACTAATGATGGTAACAAACTTGAAAACGCCATATCAATGCTAAGACAATCAATTGTTCTGGGCAGTGATTCGGTACCAATTCCGCCGCTCATTTATGGCATTGTAGATATAAATGGCTTCCATCAGGAACCGGTTTAAGCCGGTTCTTTTTTAATTTTCCAGTTTAGGAGATTAAATTGTGGGAAAACCTAAATAAAAAGCTGAAAAGGAGTGTTACGCTTGATACGTCGTATTGCGCTTTTTATTACAATGATCTTTTTTGCTGCGTTACTAACCAATGCAGTCATAGCCGCACCTGCCAGAAACGTCGCCACGCAAATCAAAACCAGCGCCGTCTCTGCAATTTTGATGGATGAAAATGGAACGGTGCTATATGAAAAAGATGCTCATAAAAAATTACCTCCGGCAAGTGTTACGAAAATAATGACGCTGTTATTGGCAGTTGAAGCGGTAGAACAGGGAAAGATTGACCTTTCAGATCAAATATATACGAGTGAAAATGCATGGCGTCAAGGGGGCTCCCAGATATGGCTGGAACCTGGTGAAGCAATGACTACGAAAGAATTACTTACTGCAGTAGCCGTAGTCAGCGCTAATGATGCCGCCGTTGCCCTCATGGAACATATCTACGGTAGTGAAGAGGCTGCGGTGGAGGCTATGAATCAGCGGGCAGAAAACCTGGGTTTAACAGACACTCATTTTTACAATGTAAACGGGTTGCCTGCGCCTGAACATTACATGAGCGCCTATGACGCAGCAATCATTGCCCGCGAGGCCATAAAACATCCTTTGTACCTTGAAATGTGTGGTATAAAGGAGTACTGGCTCAGAGAAGGCAAGAACTGGCTTGTAAATACAAATAAATTGTTGTGGTGGTACAATGGGGCGGATGGATTAAAAACCGGTTGGACAGAAGAAGCAAAATATTGTTTTGTCGGTACTGCCAAACGGGATGGTTTACGGCTGATTGCAGCTGTATTTGCTACCCCTGAACCACGTTCGCATTTAAGAGAAGCAATGAAGCTTTTGGATTGGGGATACGCAAACTTTTCTGCGGTTCCCATTATACAGCAAGGAGATGTGGCCGAACGGATTAAAGTTAATAAAGGAACCGATAAAGAAGTGCAATTAGTTGCAGCCCAAGACTTAAATCTGGTATTAAATAAAGGGGAGGGAAAAAACTTACAGAAGAAGATTGTTACAGACAGTAATATTAATGCGCCGGTTGCAAACGGACAAAAATGCGGCGAGTTAATTGTCTTAAAGGATGAGAAAGAAATAGGAAAAGTGGATTTAGTAGCCGACAGGGATATTCCTAAAGCTGGTCTTTTCCGGATATTCCAGGATATGATTAGCAGTCTGTTTAGTTTATCAAAGTAATACTTGCGCTTATAGAAGAATAAATTAGCCACTTTGCATTAAGGTAAAGAGAAACTTTGCCTTAATTTTTTGATATCAGGAGGAAAATTTTTCCTATCATAGAATAGTAAACTATAACATAAAATAGGAGGTTATGACTTGAATATTTCGACTTCAATGAAAAAAGGAATCTTAGTCATACGGGCTGAGGGAGATCTGGATATGCATGTATCGAATCAGTTCCGGCAAACCTTTGACGAAGCTTTGGACAGCAGCGGTGCAAGAAGTGCCGTGCTAAACTTTCAGGGTATTACATTTGTTGATAGCTCCGGTATAGGAGTTATATTGGGTAGATATAAGCGTATTACGGCTCAAGGTGGTAAAATGGCTGTTACCAATTTGGAGCCGCAAGTTCAAAAACTTTTTGAACTTGCGGGTTTGAGCCAAATTATTCACTTTTTCAACAACGAAACTGAAGCACTAGAAATGTTATAAGGAGGGCTTAGCATGTCCACGCAGGCGCCAACCAACCAAGTAAAACTTTCGGTTTTGAGTTTAAGTGAAAATGTCGGTTTTGCTAGACTATCGGCCGCCGCATTTGCTAGTCAAGCGGAACTGACCATTAATGAGATTGAGGAGATAAAAGTAGCGGTTTCAGAAGCCGTCTCCAACGCCGTAATCCATGGCTATGGCAAGCTAAACCAAAAACAGGACAACTATGTTGAAATTGTAATGACTTTGTATCAAGATAGAATTGATTTTGTTATTTCGGATTACGGACGGGGTATAGCTGATGTGGAAGCTGCTAGGCAGCCTTCTTATTCCAGTGATCCTGAACGCATGGGGTTAGGATTTGTATTTATGGAATCCTTTATGGACTCCCTCGCAGTCGTGTCCACATTAGGCCAAGGAACGACAGTAACTATGTCAAAAAAGTTTACGGCCAAAACCTCGCATTAGGTGAATCGTTATGCTTAACGACGAAGAAGTAAAAGAACTCTTGCTGAAGGTAAAATGCGGCAATCCCGCGGAACGGGAAGCGGCTATCTCCGAGGTTATACAACATAACCTAAATTTGGTTAGAAGCATCGTAAACCGCTTCATGAATCGTGGCTATGAGTGGGATGATCTGTTTCAGATAGGTTGCATCGGCTTATTAAAAGCTGTTGAACGGTTTGATGAAAACTTTAATGTCAAGTTCTCGACGTATGCAGTCCCCATGATAATTGGTGAAATCCGTCGCTTTTTTCGTGATGATAATCCGGTGAAGGTTAGCCGGCCTCTAAAAGAGCTTGCCATTCGAATCCATCGTACGCAAGAAATAATGCAAAACAAACTCGGAAGAGAGCCTACAATCAGTGAAGTATCCAAAGAGCTATCCCTTGCGCCTCAGGAGATTGTTTCCGCTTTGGAAGCAGTTCAACCGCAATTGTCATTATATGATCAAGTTTTTAACGATAGTGACGGCAATAATTCCATACATATATTGGACCAGCTTGTACATCCGGATGGTGAAGATAACGCGTATATTGATAAACTGGCCCTAAAAGAAGTACTTGTGAGACTGCCTATGAAAGAGAGAACGGTAATTTATCTTCGCTTTTTTGCCGACAGAACACAGGCGGAAATTGCAGCGACGATTGGCTTATCTCAGGTTCAAGTATCCCGTATAGAAAAAAATGCCCTAAAGTTGATAAAAAGCTATTTACAGACTCTATAATGTAGAGTCTGTTTTTAATTTATTATAATTGGATATAATAAATTAAAGGAGGGAACAATAATGCATCACATAGCAAGCATCGTCATTCGTCTGATCAATAATAAAATTCTGATATTAGTAGTATTTATTCTCATGTTAGTAACGGGAAGCACGATAGCGTGGGTTTACTACTTTAACAGCGATTTACCCAAAAAAATTCCTGTTCGCGCTAAACAAGTTTTTTTCCCAATTCAATATTTTTTCGTGGACGGGGATAACCCGTTCAATGCTGGACAGAATATTAATGAAATAAAACTAAGAAACGAAAATAAATATGGATTTTGCAAAGGAGGTAACCAGACATGGTTGTTAAGGTGATCGAATTAGTTGGTACTTCGCGACATAATTGGACCGACGCGGTAGATAATGCCGTTCTGGAAGCAGCCAAAACAGTATCTGATATTTTAGGGGTCGAGGTAACTAATTTTACCGCTAATATTGAGAACGGACATATAGCAGAATACAAAGCCGATGTAAAAATTGCTTTTCAAGTTAATCATTAACAAAATTGACAGACATAAATCAATATATTATCGTATCGTGCCGAAAACTTTGAGTGCCACAAGGCACTCTTTATTCTTGTATGCATTAATTGATTTACCTATGGTCAAAATATATTCAAGTATTTCAGGCTGTTCTAGATAAAACCGGAGGTGAGCGGATGGTTACCAGCCAAGAAAATAAATCTTTGGACCAAAAGCAATACCAGCAGAAGTTTAAAAAACTTCAGCCGCAACCACCAATGATTAAAAATATCACCTGGGCTTTTGTTGTCGGCGGGCTTATTTGTGTATTAGGTCAATTTCTCACCAATTATTTTACAAGGTTAGAATTATCAACAAAAGAAGCTGCTGGACCGGTATCCACAATATTAATATTCTTAAGCTCATTTTTTACCGGACTTGGTCTCTATGATGAATTGGGAAAAAGGGCAGGGGCAGGGTCGATCGTGCCAATCACCGGCTTTGCAAACTCTATTGTATCTCCGGCCATGGAATTTAAACGTGAAGGCTACGTATTCGGCGTAGGGGCAAAAATGTTCACAATTGCCGGGCCTGTATTGGTATATGGGATAGCCACAGCAGTTTTGATCGGCTTTATATATTGGCTCAGCCATTAATGAAAGGGGAATCGCATGAACAAAAAGCGGGGGAAACAGACTATTGTTTTTGCCGCTCCACCAGTTGCTATCAGTACGGCAAACATTGTCGGCCCAATGGAAGGGGAAGGTTTACTCGGTAAATTTTATGATCGTATTCTGGAAGATAACCTCCATAACCAATCAAGTTGGGAAAAATGCGAGTCTTATATGCTGGAGTGGGCGATTAAATCTGCTATTGCGAAAAAGCAACTAACGCCAGAAGATATCGACATAATACTGGCCGGGGATTTATTAAATCAGTTGATGAGTACTCATTTTGCCGTCAGAAGCCTTCAACGTCCCTTTTTGGGTCTATACGGGGCATGTTCTACTTTGGCTGAAAGCATGCTGCTTGGAGCAGCGCTCATAGACGGGGGATTTGCAGACAATGTGGCAATCGGGGTGTCCAGTCATCACGATACTGCCGAGCGTCAATATCGGTTTCCCACTGAAATGGGGGTGCAGCGTCCGCCACTTTCACAGTGGACAGTTACTGGCGCCGGTGGAGTTGTCCTGTCTGTTGCGGGTCAAGGACCTAAAGTTACGGCAGCAACAATTGGAAAAATCATTGACATGGGAATACAGGATCCCAATGCCATGGGTCCGGCAATGGCACCTGCCGCCGCCGATACTTTATGGCAGCACCTTCAGGATACAGGTCGTCAACCCGCCTATTATGATATGATTTTTACCGGCGATCTTGGTGTATTCGGTAAAGCGCTGGTTATTGAATTACTTAAGGAAAAAGGGCTGGATATTACAAATAACTACGAGGATTGTGGTTGTATGATTTACAAAGAAAGTCAGGATCCACACGCAGGAGCCAGCGGTTGCGCCAGTTCGGCGGTGGTATTTACCGGATATATTTATCAGATGCTGTTAGCGAAAAATCTAAAAAAAATACTTTTCATTGCCACCGGCAGTTTGCATAGCCCCACTTCTTACCAACAGAAAGAATCTATCCCGTGTATTGCCCACGCGGTTGCCATAGAAATGGATTAAAGAGGAGAAAAAATATATGGAAACTTATCTAATGGCGTTTATCATTGGCGGAATCATTTGTGTGATTGGTCAATTGCTTATGGACTTAACCCCGCTTACCCCAGCTCATGTACTTGTTCTTTTTGTGGTGCTGGGCGGAGTATTAAGTGGACTAGGATTGTATCAGCCCATAGTCGACATCGGTGGCGCCGGCGCTACCGTCCCGCTAAGCGGATTTGGCCATGCATTAGTATCAGGAACAATCGAAGAAATAAACAAAACTGGATTTTGGGGTATCTTCAGCGGGGCGGTTAAAGCAACTGCTACCGGCATTACTGCGGCAGTAGTTTTTGGCGTAATAATGGCAGTTATTTTTAATCCAAAAGGATAATAAAAATAAATGCTTACAGTAGATTTTATTGGATTGCTGTTGACAGTGGGTCTAATCGGTCCACGGTACCCGCACTGCGTATTGTTTGCCGCTACAATCAATCTTATCTCTCAAATTGCTGTTGCGCTGTTTTTGCAGGGGGACATTCATTCCATTGTTGCCGCAGGAGCATTTGGCGGTATGGAAGTTAGTCATGTCACAGGTTTCAAAAATGCTGTGTTAGCGATATCGCCTCTACTTGCCAACTATATCGCCGGCAAAGCTGCCGGCGGCATGGAGTTTGAGAGTACGTCCAATATTATTAACCCTTTTGCTATGTTAAAGCATCCAATTGCAGTAATTAATATACGATTCTGTATAGCTTCTTCATTGTTTACTTTGTTGGGAATTCTTTTCAGTTAGGTAACAGGGAGGTAATAATTTGCCCAAACGTTTAGCACGCAGATCCCTAAATTATAATAATGCCAACAATAGCGATAGCGAAACTGAGAGTGAAAGAAATGATACGATAACAAAGGAAAAAACATCCAAATCTACAGATGCCGATGGTCTGATCGCCGACATGGCAAAAGGTTTTTTGCAAGCGCAAGCGCAAATTGCCGATTCGTCGTCTACCAGT
This window of the Methylomusa anaerophila genome carries:
- a CDS encoding D-alanyl-D-alanine carboxypeptidase family protein; the protein is MLRLIRRIALFITMIFFAALLTNAVIAAPARNVATQIKTSAVSAILMDENGTVLYEKDAHKKLPPASVTKIMTLLLAVEAVEQGKIDLSDQIYTSENAWRQGGSQIWLEPGEAMTTKELLTAVAVVSANDAAVALMEHIYGSEEAAVEAMNQRAENLGLTDTHFYNVNGLPAPEHYMSAYDAAIIAREAIKHPLYLEMCGIKEYWLREGKNWLVNTNKLLWWYNGADGLKTGWTEEAKYCFVGTAKRDGLRLIAAVFATPEPRSHLREAMKLLDWGYANFSAVPIIQQGDVAERIKVNKGTDKEVQLVAAQDLNLVLNKGEGKNLQKKIVTDSNINAPVANGQKCGELIVLKDEKEIGKVDLVADRDIPKAGLFRIFQDMISSLFSLSK
- the spoVAD gene encoding stage V sporulation protein AD, producing MNKKRGKQTIVFAAPPVAISTANIVGPMEGEGLLGKFYDRILEDNLHNQSSWEKCESYMLEWAIKSAIAKKQLTPEDIDIILAGDLLNQLMSTHFAVRSLQRPFLGLYGACSTLAESMLLGAALIDGGFADNVAIGVSSHHDTAERQYRFPTEMGVQRPPLSQWTVTGAGGVVLSVAGQGPKVTAATIGKIIDMGIQDPNAMGPAMAPAAADTLWQHLQDTGRQPAYYDMIFTGDLGVFGKALVIELLKEKGLDITNNYEDCGCMIYKESQDPHAGASGCASSAVVFTGYIYQMLLAKNLKKILFIATGSLHSPTSYQQKESIPCIAHAVAIEMD
- the spoVAC gene encoding stage V sporulation protein AC — encoded protein: MIYLWSKYIQVFQAVLDKTGGERMVTSQENKSLDQKQYQQKFKKLQPQPPMIKNITWAFVVGGLICVLGQFLTNYFTRLELSTKEAAGPVSTILIFLSSFFTGLGLYDELGKRAGAGSIVPITGFANSIVSPAMEFKREGYVFGVGAKMFTIAGPVLVYGIATAVLIGFIYWLSH
- a CDS encoding dodecin family protein codes for the protein MVVKVIELVGTSRHNWTDAVDNAVLEAAKTVSDILGVEVTNFTANIENGHIAEYKADVKIAFQVNH
- the spoIIAB gene encoding anti-sigma F factor produces the protein MSTQAPTNQVKLSVLSLSENVGFARLSAAAFASQAELTINEIEEIKVAVSEAVSNAVIHGYGKLNQKQDNYVEIVMTLYQDRIDFVISDYGRGIADVEAARQPSYSSDPERMGLGFVFMESFMDSLAVVSTLGQGTTVTMSKKFTAKTSH
- a CDS encoding SigB/SigF/SigG family RNA polymerase sigma factor, producing the protein MLNDEEVKELLLKVKCGNPAEREAAISEVIQHNLNLVRSIVNRFMNRGYEWDDLFQIGCIGLLKAVERFDENFNVKFSTYAVPMIIGEIRRFFRDDNPVKVSRPLKELAIRIHRTQEIMQNKLGREPTISEVSKELSLAPQEIVSALEAVQPQLSLYDQVFNDSDGNNSIHILDQLVHPDGEDNAYIDKLALKEVLVRLPMKERTVIYLRFFADRTQAEIAATIGLSQVQVSRIEKNALKLIKSYLQTL
- the spoIIAA gene encoding anti-sigma F factor antagonist, with the protein product MNISTSMKKGILVIRAEGDLDMHVSNQFRQTFDEALDSSGARSAVLNFQGITFVDSSGIGVILGRYKRITAQGGKMAVTNLEPQVQKLFELAGLSQIIHFFNNETEALEML
- the spoVAE gene encoding stage V sporulation protein AE, which encodes METYLMAFIIGGIICVIGQLLMDLTPLTPAHVLVLFVVLGGVLSGLGLYQPIVDIGGAGATVPLSGFGHALVSGTIEEINKTGFWGIFSGAVKATATGITAAVVFGVIMAVIFNPKG